Proteins encoded together in one Porites lutea chromosome 2, jaPorLute2.1, whole genome shotgun sequence window:
- the LOC140927621 gene encoding uncharacterized protein, producing the protein MDSSIPRKRQRTEPYCILLHCTDDNTTLISPNSLDSWKTLQKAGQIRDHEGILSVQVADDQIPNGVFYHRKCRSTFTHKHDLDRITKSKNDEKQKEVETSHLERRSSIRQGKPSTSSSRVYEKQCIFCEKKEKFVKGSKSREGLTQARQLRVDDTVRKAAEIKHDKRILALASRELVAAEAHWHHSCYKNYTRTNSKSVNTTDTEELPDGYTEAEFNAFSRLCDYIRNELFQSNNIIELAQLSDMLRGWMLESGVIEIKPSTITHLRRKLSVEFGDSLHLIQNESNKVIVYPDSLTRDQLVLSNHRLQKEVNVLRASRSHIGESLKDVASEIRQSVKQHCAKQEWPPDPSNITQENSDAPTLVTTFLRYVLGGDDQELGERMSWLSSSVGQDLMFGITRGRYKPAKHILLPSAVKSLTGNVELIQILNRLGHGISYSQLEEVDTALCLQKLAMTPEDGVPLPSNIYPGTDTVLAFDNIDRLEGTLSGGGTSHRVNGIAVQPVTYGPNQKTVVPKVDKTKKRSFSAPEEPLPIYNVGKRVGPPPRKVREVDGETILKEFTKKNLLFILARLHYAAHQQKVSSWTGFNIMVHDKDAIIPNNVGYLPTINAPATDVSTVNEALNRSLTIMRSLHLTSIICVFDQAIYAKAFEVKCKEYEKFKPIILRLGTFHTLGTLISIIGKRFLHAGLKDLFIEAGVVAEGSMSAVLEGRNYNRGVRVHKLAYEAFMRVALEGFYPWLDESHPADSRQVQTCLDEIEPSFPAFF; encoded by the exons ATGGATTCAAGCATACCTCGTAAAAGACAAAGAACTGAGCCTTATTGCATTTTATTACATTGTACTGATGACAACACAACGTTAATCAGTCCAAATTCTCTTGACTCATGGAAAACGTTGCAAAAAGCTGGTCAAATCCGAGATCACGAAGGCATTCTTAGTGTACAGGTTGCCGATGACCAAATCCCGAATGGAGTATTTTACCATCGCAAATGTCGAAGCACGTTTACACACAAACATGACTTAGATCGAATTACAAAGAGTAAGAATGATGAAAAACAGAAGGAGGTGGAGACGAGTCATCTAGAGAGGAGATCATCTATAAGACAAG GAAAGCCAAGTACTTCCAGCTCCCGGGTGTACGAGAAACAGTGCATCttttgtgaaaagaaagagaagttTGTTAAAGGTTCAAAATCAAGGGAGGGCTTAACACAAGCCAGACAACTCAGAGTCGATGATACAGTGAGAAAAGCTGCAGAAATAAAGCATGACAAGAGAATCCTGGCCCTGGCAAGTCGAGAGCTGGTTGCAGCCGAAGCTCACTGGCACCATTCCTGCTACAAGAATTATACAAGGACAAACAGCAAATCTGTGAATACAACAGATACTGAAGAACTTCCTGATGGTTATACTGAGGCGGAATTCAACGCATTTTCTAGATTATGCGATTATataagaaatgaattatttcagAGCAATAATATAATAGAGCTTGCACAATTAAGTGATATGCTTAGAGGGTGGATGTTGGAATCTGGGGTAATAGAAATCAAGCCATCAACAATAACTCACTTAAGAAGAAAACTTAGTGTTGAATTTGGAGATTCCTTACACTTGATTCAAAATGAATCTAACAAAGTTATCGTCTACCCAGATAGCCTCACACGGGATCAGCTAGTCTTATCAAACCATCGCCTACAAAAGGAAGTAAACGTTTTAAGGGCCTCTCGTTCACACATTGGCGAAAGTTTAAAAGATGTAGCTAGTGAGATTAGGCAGTCTGTAAAGCAACACTGCGCTAAACAAGAGTGGCCCCCAGATCCCTCCAATATCACCCAGGAAAACAGTGACGCTCCAACTCTAGTGACAACCTTTCTTCGGTACGTTCTGGGTGGCGATGATCAAGAGCTCGGTGAACGCATGTCCTGGCTTAGCAGTTCTGTTGGTCAAGACCTTATGTTTGGTATAACCCGTGGTCGATACAAGCCTGCAAAACACATTCTGTTACCCTCGGCAGTCAAATCGCTAACAG GTAATGTTGAGCTTATACAAATTCTAAACCGTCTTGGGCACGGTATATCATATTCTCAACTCGAAGAGGTTGATACAGCCCTATGCCTACAAAAACTTGCCATGACACCTGAAGATGGCGTCCCTCTCCCAAGCAACATATACCCAGGTACAGATACTGTCCTCGCCTTTGACAATATTGATAGGCTCGAAGGAACCCTGTCCGGAGGTGGGACATCGCATCGTGTTAATGGTATCGCCGTTCAGCCTGTTACTTACGGCCCTAATCAGAAAACAGTGGTCCCCAAGGTGGACAAGACAAAGAAAAGATCATTCTCTGCCCCAGAAGAGCCTCTCCCCATCTACAATGTCGGCAAGCGAGTTGGGCCCCCACCAAGAAAAGTGAGGGAAGTTGATGGCGAAACAATTCTTAAAGAATTTACAAAGAAGAATCTGCTGTTCATCCTTGCTCGTCTACATTATGCAGCCCACCAACAAAAGGTCAGCAGCTGGACTGGGTTTAACATCATGGTTCACGACAAAGACGCCATCATTCCCAATAATGTAGGCTATTTGCCGACCATTAATGCACCAGCCACTGATGTTTCCACCGTCAACGAAGCCCTCAACCGATCACTCACTATCATGCGCTCGCTCCATCTCACAAGCATCATATGTGTTTTCGATCAGGCCATCTATGCCAAGGCGTTTGAGGTGAAGTGCAAGGAGTATGAGAAGTTCAAGCCCATAATTCTACGTCTTGGAACTTTTCATACCCTTGGTACATTGATCTCTATCATCGGTAAAAGGTTTCTGCATGCTGGTCTAAAGGACTTATTCATTGAAGCTGGGGTAGTGGCTGAGGGATCCATGTCTGCAGTTCTGGAGGGCCGAAACTATAACAGGGGTGTTCGTGTGCACAAACTGGCTTACGAAGCATTCATGAGGGTGGCATTGGAAGGATTTTATCCTTGGCTTGACGAGTCACACCCAGCGGACAGTCGCCAAGTACAAACATGTCTTGATGAAATTG AGCCGAGTTTTCCAGCGTTTTTCTGA